The proteins below are encoded in one region of Triticum aestivum cultivar Chinese Spring chromosome 1B, IWGSC CS RefSeq v2.1, whole genome shotgun sequence:
- the LOC123146072 gene encoding CASP-like protein 5A2 isoform X1 has product MEANFWDWLHHGGAMLPRPSHPLVHPDPEVAAAAAAAEQGQAPAAGAQGPAPAAAVAQGQPAAAAAQGQAIVAAQGQGQGVVAAQGQGQGPAPAAAAQGGNANGDAPPPGVLMVDLLGAPGTRWGLGTRLAQAVFAAAAVASMASTDDFRVVTAFSLLIAAASLQCLWSLALGAVDIYALLVKRAFRSPRATTMYSIGDWRFVCRSRCADVRCSKWIGRHHHSPQRRPDDVLGEPLPKLHGRHRHGFL; this is encoded by the exons ATGGAGGCCAACTTTTGGGACTGGCTCCACCACGGCGGCGCCATGCTCCCGCGGCCCAGCCATCCCCTCGTGCACCCGGACCCGGAGGttgctgctgctgcggcggcggcggagcaggggcAGGCTCCGGCTGCAGGAGCTCAGGGCCCGGCTCCAGCTGCAGCGGTGGCTCAGGGGCagccggctgcggcggcggcgcaggggcaGGCGATTGTGGCggcgcaggggcaggggcaggggGTTGTAGCAGCTCAGGGGCAGGGGCAGGGCCCGGCTCCGGCTGCGGCGGCGCAGGGGGGAAACGCGAACGGGGACGCGCCGCCGCCCGGGGTGCTGATGGTGGACCTGCTGGGGGCGCCGGGGACGCGCTGGGGGCTCGGCACCCGCCTCGCGCAGGCCGTCTtcgcggccgccgccgtcgcctccatggcctccaccgacGACTTCCGCGTCGTCACCGCCTTCAG CCTCCTCATCGCAGCAGCAAGCCTGCAATGCCTGTGGAGCCTTGCTCTGGGCGCTGTGGACATCTACGCACTTCTTGTCAAGCGTGCCTTCCGGTCTCCTCGAGCTACCACCATGTACTCCATCGGGGACTGG CGTTTTGTCTGCAGGTCCAGGTGCGCCGACGTTCGCTGCAGCAAGTGGATCGGCAGGCATCACCATTCTCCTCAACGACGACCTGATGATGTGCTCGGAGAACCACTGCCCAAGCTTCATGGCCGCCACCGCCATGGCTTTCTTTAG
- the LOC123146072 gene encoding CASP-like protein 5A2 isoform X2 has product MEANFWDWLHHGGAMLPRPSHPLVHPDPEVAAAAAAAEQGQAPAAGAQGPAPAAAVAQGQPAAAAAQGQAIVAAQGQGQGVVAAQGQGQGPAPAAAAQGGNANGDAPPPGVLMVDLLGAPGTRWGLGTRLAQAVFAAAAVASMASTDDFRVVTAFSLLIAAASLQCLWSLALGAVDIYALLVKRAFRSPRATTMYSIGDWVQVRRRSLQQVDRQASPFSSTTT; this is encoded by the exons ATGGAGGCCAACTTTTGGGACTGGCTCCACCACGGCGGCGCCATGCTCCCGCGGCCCAGCCATCCCCTCGTGCACCCGGACCCGGAGGttgctgctgctgcggcggcggcggagcaggggcAGGCTCCGGCTGCAGGAGCTCAGGGCCCGGCTCCAGCTGCAGCGGTGGCTCAGGGGCagccggctgcggcggcggcgcaggggcaGGCGATTGTGGCggcgcaggggcaggggcaggggGTTGTAGCAGCTCAGGGGCAGGGGCAGGGCCCGGCTCCGGCTGCGGCGGCGCAGGGGGGAAACGCGAACGGGGACGCGCCGCCGCCCGGGGTGCTGATGGTGGACCTGCTGGGGGCGCCGGGGACGCGCTGGGGGCTCGGCACCCGCCTCGCGCAGGCCGTCTtcgcggccgccgccgtcgcctccatggcctccaccgacGACTTCCGCGTCGTCACCGCCTTCAG CCTCCTCATCGCAGCAGCAAGCCTGCAATGCCTGTGGAGCCTTGCTCTGGGCGCTGTGGACATCTACGCACTTCTTGTCAAGCGTGCCTTCCGGTCTCCTCGAGCTACCACCATGTACTCCATCGGGGACTGG GTCCAGGTGCGCCGACGTTCGCTGCAGCAAGTGGATCGGCAGGCATCACCATTCTCCTCAACGACGACCTGA